Proteins encoded within one genomic window of Prauserella marina:
- a CDS encoding Ppx/GppA phosphatase family protein: MASANSVTSRAATVGVLDVGCFSARLLVVRQGGSLLDPVFSHKTRLRLDRTLDASGKLGGEGVDAIVEAVDTAGGLIRELGVTKVFPLATSSIRDARNASQVVKRVRKETGVELRFLSGKREAELSYLAARRWYGASAGPLAVLDIGGGTVELAAGHGEHASFARSLRLGAREMTRTWLNTDIPSEQRIAALREHALERVGGALDDAAPRLRGFRTVGCSKVLRQLARLAGARPNREGAAKDLRVEDLRKWIPRLAMLPVSRRAELPGISRSRSRQALAGAVVAEALLTVFGGSAVICPWSTTHGLLLSLQDSPERYWPSLSVA; encoded by the coding sequence GTGGCAAGCGCCAACAGTGTGACAAGCAGAGCCGCGACGGTCGGTGTGCTGGACGTCGGGTGTTTCAGCGCCCGGCTACTGGTCGTACGACAGGGCGGTTCGCTACTCGACCCTGTCTTCAGTCACAAGACCCGGCTGCGACTCGACAGGACGCTCGACGCGTCGGGCAAGCTCGGCGGTGAAGGCGTCGACGCGATCGTCGAAGCCGTCGACACGGCAGGCGGGCTCATCCGCGAACTCGGCGTCACCAAGGTCTTCCCACTGGCCACCTCGTCGATCAGGGACGCGCGCAACGCGAGTCAGGTCGTCAAACGCGTCCGCAAGGAAACGGGCGTCGAACTGCGTTTCCTTTCCGGCAAGCGGGAGGCGGAACTGTCCTATCTCGCCGCGAGGAGATGGTACGGCGCCTCGGCGGGCCCGCTCGCGGTACTCGACATCGGTGGCGGGACGGTGGAACTCGCCGCCGGGCACGGTGAGCATGCCTCGTTCGCGCGCTCGTTGCGGCTCGGCGCGAGGGAGATGACCCGTACCTGGCTCAACACTGACATTCCCTCAGAACAGCGGATCGCCGCGCTGAGGGAACACGCGCTGGAGCGGGTCGGCGGCGCGCTGGACGACGCGGCGCCCCGGCTGAGGGGTTTTCGCACCGTCGGCTGCTCGAAGGTGCTGCGCCAGCTCGCGAGGCTCGCCGGTGCGCGGCCGAACAGGGAGGGCGCGGCCAAGGACCTGCGGGTGGAGGATCTGCGTAAGTGGATTCCCCGGCTCGCCATGCTTCCCGTGTCGAGGCGTGCGGAACTTCCCGGCATTTCCCGGTCGCGATCGAGGCAGGCGCTCGCCGGAGCCGTTGTCGCCGAGGCCCTGCTGACGGTTTTCGGTGGCTCCGCGGTGATCTGTCCATGGTCGACGACTCACGGCTTGTTGTTGTCGTTGCAGGATTCTCCCGAGCGGTACTGGCCTTCTCTTTCGGTCGCGTGA
- a CDS encoding sortase domain-containing protein codes for MAVTSRTRRPEAGRLGIAVAGVIVTLVAVVTGTSLISRGDDVTGLASGPSQAGTGSAGTGNDSVRKSLTGPVPRAHAPLPRALPGRMAIPSLGLTTGALIELGRTPSGVTEVPGTAHSAGWLGETVTPGERGAAVVTGHDDFAYERGVFHRLGDLRPGDTITVNRADGTGAVFTVYRVDRLPADSGLAVATRYTSYPELRLLTTSGEFDDSTSADKEAVLAFARLTSVTGQSL; via the coding sequence ATGGCTGTGACCAGTCGCACACGCAGGCCGGAGGCGGGGAGGCTCGGGATCGCGGTCGCGGGCGTCATCGTCACGCTGGTCGCCGTCGTGACCGGTACGTCGCTGATCTCGCGAGGGGACGACGTGACCGGGCTGGCCAGCGGACCTTCGCAGGCGGGGACCGGAAGCGCGGGAACCGGAAACGACAGCGTGCGCAAGTCGCTGACCGGCCCGGTGCCCCGGGCCCACGCTCCGTTGCCACGCGCGCTGCCGGGCAGGATGGCCATCCCCTCGCTCGGGCTGACGACAGGGGCCCTCATCGAACTCGGCCGCACGCCGAGCGGTGTCACCGAGGTTCCCGGTACCGCGCACTCGGCGGGCTGGCTCGGCGAGACGGTCACGCCAGGTGAGCGCGGTGCAGCCGTCGTCACGGGGCACGACGATTTCGCCTACGAACGGGGCGTGTTCCACCGGCTCGGCGACCTGCGCCCCGGCGACACGATCACCGTCAACAGGGCCGACGGTACGGGCGCCGTCTTCACCGTCTACCGGGTCGATCGCCTGCCAGCCGACTCCGGTCTCGCCGTCGCCACCCGCTACACCTCCTACCCCGAGCTGCGGCTGCTGACGACCTCCGGCGAGTTCGACGACTCCACCTCGGCCGACAAGGAGGCCGTGCTGGCGTTCGCGAGGCTGACCTCGGTCACCGGGCAGTCGCTGTAG
- a CDS encoding DUF885 domain-containing protein: MTAVAALADEYVELLFDIDPLSPAVLGLDPLRTGLGQVSEDAEREHRAAFERILARAKAIESQGLGDQERVTRDVLISAAQGHIDQYDTRSVEFTISDLFISPAANLLTIVPMISVADSAQGEAHLERLAAIPEYLREVLGRHRAGVAAGRLPVAHLVRAAVSFIDRYLADPGNDPLLRQQAPDASFAERRTRLLADVVHPAYAEYRDALANEIAPHGRPEERPGVCHLPDGERVYAALARVHTTTDRDPEDLHATGLELIEQLADEYAVLGEKVFGTRELPEIFHRLRTDPALRWGSAEELLDTARSAITRAERAAPDWFGTIPPQPWVVEPIPSAEAPGAPAAYYLLPSTDGSRPGTYFANTYEVTERFRHAAEVTAFHEAIPGHHFQLSAALNLTELPLLRRLGGFNAYAEGWGLYSERLAHEMGLYSDDIALLGMLSMDSMRAGRLVVDTGLHAKGWSRQQAIDFLRNATPMPDVEIVAEVDRYIGYPGQALSYMVGRLEIQRLRAEARRRLGPEFDIKAFHDLVLGGGALPLSVLGDVVGDWVERVATATAR, encoded by the coding sequence ATGACCGCTGTCGCCGCGCTCGCCGACGAGTACGTCGAGCTGCTCTTTGACATCGATCCGCTTTCGCCGGCCGTGCTCGGTCTCGACCCGCTGCGCACCGGCCTCGGGCAGGTGAGTGAGGACGCGGAGCGCGAGCACCGCGCGGCGTTCGAACGCATACTCGCCCGCGCCAAGGCCATCGAAAGCCAGGGGCTCGGCGACCAGGAGCGGGTCACGCGCGACGTGCTGATCAGCGCGGCACAGGGCCACATCGATCAGTACGACACCCGGAGCGTCGAGTTCACGATCAGCGATCTCTTCATCTCGCCTGCCGCGAACCTGCTGACCATCGTGCCGATGATCTCGGTCGCCGACTCGGCACAGGGCGAAGCGCATCTCGAACGGCTGGCCGCGATTCCGGAATATCTGCGTGAGGTCCTCGGTCGGCACAGGGCCGGTGTCGCGGCGGGGCGGCTGCCGGTCGCTCACCTCGTGCGCGCCGCCGTGAGCTTCATCGACAGGTATCTCGCCGACCCCGGCAACGATCCGCTGTTGCGGCAGCAGGCGCCGGATGCCTCCTTCGCCGAGCGAAGGACAAGGCTGCTCGCCGACGTCGTGCATCCCGCCTATGCCGAGTACCGGGACGCGCTCGCCAACGAGATCGCACCGCACGGGAGGCCGGAGGAGCGGCCGGGCGTGTGCCACCTGCCGGACGGCGAGCGGGTCTACGCGGCGCTGGCCCGCGTGCACACGACAACCGATCGCGACCCCGAGGACCTGCACGCCACCGGTCTCGAACTGATCGAGCAGCTCGCGGACGAGTACGCGGTACTCGGCGAGAAGGTGTTCGGCACGCGGGAACTGCCGGAGATCTTCCACCGGCTGCGTACCGATCCCGCATTGCGATGGGGCAGCGCGGAGGAGCTGCTCGACACCGCGCGGTCCGCGATCACGAGGGCGGAGCGGGCGGCGCCGGACTGGTTCGGCACGATTCCCCCGCAACCGTGGGTCGTCGAGCCGATCCCCTCGGCCGAGGCGCCGGGAGCACCGGCCGCTTACTACCTCCTTCCCTCGACCGACGGTTCGCGGCCTGGTACCTACTTCGCCAACACCTACGAGGTCACGGAGCGGTTCCGGCACGCGGCAGAGGTGACCGCTTTCCATGAGGCGATTCCCGGGCACCACTTCCAGCTCAGCGCCGCGCTGAACCTCACCGAGTTGCCGTTGCTGCGCAGGCTCGGCGGGTTCAACGCCTACGCGGAGGGCTGGGGGCTCTACTCGGAACGCCTCGCCCACGAGATGGGGCTCTATTCCGACGACATCGCCCTGCTCGGAATGCTGAGCATGGACTCGATGCGCGCCGGAAGGCTCGTGGTCGACACGGGCCTGCATGCGAAGGGCTGGAGCAGGCAGCAGGCCATCGACTTCCTCCGGAATGCGACCCCGATGCCCGACGTGGAGATCGTCGCCGAGGTCGACCGCTACATCGGCTACCCGGGCCAGGCGCTGTCCTACATGGTGGGCAGGCTGGAGATCCAGCGGTTGCGGGCCGAGGCTCGGCGGAGGCTCGGTCCCGAGTTCGACATCAAGGCTTTCCACGACCTCGTTCTCGGCGGCGGCGCGTTGCCGTTGTCGGTGCTCGGCGACGTCGTCGGCGACTGGGTCGAACGGGTGGCTACAGCGACTGCCCGGTGA
- a CDS encoding AsnC family protein, with the protein MAVTDPVDARLLSVLAELGKAAVHEVAAKVGMDPRDVAYRLVNLSANGLPLLVGVESDPNGLRAAIAGPPAQPQQPQQAQPQQGGQFPVHGTPSGGYPVHGAPSGAYPVHGAPSGAYPVHGAPSGAYPVHGVPSGAYPAHGLPSGQYPPHLGQPAPGQAQHPQQLRQPYPGQQRPQQGQFPSGPGRQAQAAPAQAPQQPPRHPAPAQQPPPPLDPVMTTWGPPQSALWARGDQPPDTVSGGEPPASRKGRAGDALETQGLEGEELTIQLLEIQDPADYLFGAAGYRLEDGERAIVVHTEITNRGSTPFASLPDNYLELITVDGETVGKAPVSLTSRPPHKIGVRPKETTGGHTVYVLPEATRIASVRWSPRPEPDERSLSWSIED; encoded by the coding sequence GTGGCTGTGACCGATCCTGTCGACGCTCGCCTGCTCTCCGTACTCGCGGAGCTCGGCAAGGCGGCGGTCCACGAGGTCGCCGCCAAGGTGGGCATGGACCCGAGGGACGTCGCCTACCGGCTGGTGAATCTCTCCGCGAACGGGCTGCCGTTGCTCGTCGGCGTCGAGAGCGATCCGAACGGGCTGCGCGCCGCGATCGCCGGCCCTCCGGCACAGCCCCAGCAGCCCCAGCAGGCTCAGCCGCAGCAGGGAGGACAGTTCCCCGTCCACGGCACGCCGAGCGGCGGCTACCCGGTCCACGGCGCCCCGAGCGGCGCCTATCCCGTGCACGGCGCTCCGAGCGGCGCCTATCCCGTGCACGGTGCTCCGAGCGGCGCCTATCCGGTGCACGGGGTGCCCAGTGGCGCCTATCCAGCACACGGGCTCCCCTCCGGTCAGTACCCGCCCCATCTCGGTCAACCCGCTCCGGGCCAGGCACAGCACCCCCAGCAACTCCGGCAGCCCTACCCCGGGCAGCAGCGGCCCCAGCAGGGCCAGTTCCCCAGTGGTCCGGGCAGGCAGGCACAGGCGGCACCAGCACAGGCGCCGCAACAACCACCCCGGCACCCGGCACCCGCACAGCAACCACCACCGCCGCTCGATCCGGTGATGACGACATGGGGTCCTCCGCAGAGCGCGCTGTGGGCGCGCGGCGATCAGCCGCCCGACACCGTGAGCGGCGGTGAGCCACCGGCGAGCCGAAAGGGCCGTGCGGGCGACGCGCTGGAGACGCAGGGCCTCGAAGGCGAGGAACTGACCATCCAGCTACTTGAGATCCAGGACCCCGCCGACTACCTGTTCGGCGCGGCGGGCTACCGGCTCGAAGACGGCGAACGGGCCATCGTCGTGCACACCGAGATCACCAACAGGGGCTCGACCCCGTTCGCCTCGCTGCCCGACAATTACCTCGAACTCATCACCGTCGACGGCGAAACCGTCGGCAAGGCGCCCGTGTCGCTGACCTCCCGCCCTCCCCACAAGATCGGGGTCAGGCCGAAGGAAACCACGGGTGGGCACACGGTGTACGTGCTGCCCGAGGCCACCCGGATCGCCTCGGTCCGCTGGAGTCCTCGCCCTGAGCCGGACGAACGATCGCTGTCGTGGTCGATCGAGGACTGA
- a CDS encoding RluA family pseudouridine synthase, with translation MSARMLPVPDGLDGMRVDAGLAKLLGLSRTVVAELAASGDVLLDGKQAGKSDRLVAGGLLEVTLPEPDAPIEVVAEVVEGLRVIHDDDDIVVVDKPVGVAVHPSPGWSGPTVVGGLAAMGYRISTSGAAERQGVVHRLDAGTTGVMVVAKSEHAYTVLKRAFKERTVDKGYHALVQGHPDPIKGTIDAPIDRHPRHDYRFAVIAGGRPSVTHYEVVEAFRAASLVDIKLETGRTHQIRVHFSALRHPCVGDLTYGADPALARRLGLARQWLHARTLGFAHPADGRMVEFTSDYPADLAAALETLRAES, from the coding sequence GTGAGCGCGCGCATGCTGCCGGTGCCGGACGGGCTTGACGGCATGCGTGTCGACGCGGGGCTGGCGAAGCTGCTCGGATTGTCCCGCACGGTCGTCGCCGAGCTGGCCGCGAGCGGCGACGTGCTGCTCGACGGCAAGCAGGCGGGCAAGTCGGACCGGCTGGTCGCCGGTGGCCTGCTTGAGGTGACGCTGCCCGAACCGGACGCTCCCATCGAGGTCGTCGCCGAGGTGGTAGAAGGGCTGCGCGTGATCCACGACGATGACGACATCGTGGTGGTCGACAAACCGGTCGGCGTGGCCGTGCACCCGAGTCCGGGCTGGTCGGGGCCGACGGTCGTCGGTGGGCTCGCCGCGATGGGCTACCGGATCTCCACTTCCGGCGCGGCCGAGCGGCAAGGCGTCGTGCACCGGCTCGACGCGGGCACGACCGGGGTCATGGTGGTGGCCAAGAGCGAGCACGCCTACACGGTGCTCAAGCGGGCCTTCAAGGAACGAACCGTCGACAAGGGCTACCACGCGCTGGTGCAAGGGCACCCCGATCCCATCAAGGGCACGATCGACGCGCCGATCGACCGGCATCCTCGCCACGACTACCGCTTCGCGGTCATCGCCGGCGGCAGGCCGTCGGTGACGCATTACGAGGTCGTCGAGGCGTTCAGGGCGGCCTCCCTCGTCGACATCAAGCTGGAGACCGGCCGGACCCACCAGATCAGGGTCCACTTCTCCGCGCTGCGGCACCCCTGTGTCGGTGACCTGACCTACGGCGCCGACCCCGCGCTCGCTCGCAGACTGGGCCTGGCCAGGCAGTGGCTGCACGCTCGCACACTCGGCTTCGCGCATCCCGCCGACGGCCGCATGGTCGAGTTCACCAGCGACTATCCCGCCGACCTCGCCGCCGCGCTCGAAACCCTGCGCGCCGAATCCTGA
- the lspA gene encoding signal peptidase II, which yields MSTEQEPRSSAGGATKQPGLPKRRIGLLFAVAIFAYAIDLTSKIIATATLEGESPIRILGGAVYLQLVRNPYAAFGMDFGGTWILAIVAMIVVGVIIWFSRKLRSAGWAVGLGLVLAGALGNLTDRIFRAPGALHGHVVDYISVFQPNGDFFPVFNAADSAISIGAVLIVLLSLLGRDYDGSTNASRKAAEAAEAEAEAAEKVADDEPGRPANEGKDGQTADDESAPGPVEPKRRTEGESS from the coding sequence GTGAGCACGGAGCAGGAACCGCGGTCCTCGGCGGGCGGCGCGACGAAGCAACCCGGATTGCCGAAACGGCGGATCGGCCTGCTTTTCGCCGTCGCGATATTCGCATACGCCATCGATCTGACCTCCAAGATCATCGCCACCGCGACGCTGGAGGGCGAGTCGCCGATCCGGATTCTGGGCGGCGCGGTCTACCTACAGCTCGTCCGCAATCCCTACGCGGCGTTCGGGATGGACTTCGGCGGTACCTGGATACTCGCGATCGTCGCGATGATCGTCGTCGGCGTGATCATCTGGTTCTCCAGAAAACTGCGGTCGGCAGGCTGGGCCGTCGGTCTCGGCCTCGTGCTCGCCGGGGCGCTCGGCAACCTCACCGACCGGATCTTCCGCGCGCCCGGCGCCCTGCACGGGCACGTCGTTGATTACATTTCCGTTTTCCAGCCCAATGGTGATTTCTTTCCCGTTTTCAATGCCGCCGATTCGGCCATCAGCATCGGGGCGGTGCTGATCGTGCTGCTTTCCCTGCTCGGGAGGGACTACGACGGCTCGACGAACGCGAGCAGGAAAGCCGCCGAAGCGGCCGAGGCCGAAGCCGAAGCAGCCGAGAAGGTGGCCGACGACGAGCCCGGTAGGCCAGCCAATGAAGGCAAGGACGGTCAGACCGCTGACGACGAGAGTGCACCCGGACCGGTGGAACCGAAGCGGCGAACCGAAGGGGAGTCCTCGTGA